In one Thermaerobacter sp. PB12/4term genomic region, the following are encoded:
- a CDS encoding sodium:alanine symporter family protein — MQGFLDGLAALLGTASDIVWGPPMLVLIVGTGLFLTIRLRGLQFRELGYALRLAFSRRQDQTSEGDVNHFQALMTALAATVGTGNIAGVAAAVTLGGPGAVFWMWVTALFGMATKYAEAILAVTYRVRNARGEMAGGPMYVLERGLGQKWLAVLFAVFGAVAGFGIGNTVQAYEVSNNIQQYWGVPSWIVGLVLAVLTGLVILGGIKSIGRVTAFLVPFMALFYVIGGLVILGRHIEAVPGAIALILNHALTGEALGGGVAGAGVREAIRWGVARGVFSNEAGLGSAPIAAAAARTDLPARQALVSMTGTFIDTIVVCSITGLVIVATGMWQQADPETLTGAQLTTRAFEAGLPGPGGMIVVIGLILFAYSTILGWAYYGEKCFEYLFGTRAVTLYRALWTVAVFAGSVATFGIVWDFADVMNGLMAVPNLISLLALSGVVVRETRRFFAVGRQLQPPAARRAAAGSAPAG; from the coding sequence TTGCAGGGTTTTCTTGACGGCCTGGCGGCCCTGCTCGGTACCGCCAGCGACATCGTCTGGGGGCCTCCCATGCTGGTCCTCATCGTGGGCACCGGCCTGTTCCTCACTATCCGGCTGCGGGGGCTCCAGTTCCGCGAGCTGGGATATGCCCTGCGCCTGGCCTTCAGCCGGCGGCAGGATCAGACTTCCGAAGGCGACGTCAACCACTTCCAGGCCCTCATGACGGCCCTGGCGGCAACCGTCGGCACGGGCAACATCGCCGGCGTGGCGGCGGCCGTGACCCTGGGCGGACCCGGTGCGGTTTTCTGGATGTGGGTGACGGCGCTGTTCGGGATGGCCACCAAGTACGCGGAAGCCATCCTGGCGGTGACCTACCGGGTGCGCAACGCCCGGGGCGAGATGGCCGGCGGCCCGATGTACGTGCTGGAACGGGGGCTCGGCCAGAAGTGGCTGGCCGTTCTGTTCGCCGTTTTCGGCGCCGTGGCCGGTTTTGGCATCGGCAACACCGTCCAGGCGTACGAGGTCTCCAACAACATCCAGCAGTACTGGGGCGTGCCCAGCTGGATCGTGGGTCTGGTCCTGGCCGTCTTGACGGGCCTGGTGATCCTGGGGGGCATCAAGTCCATCGGGCGGGTGACCGCCTTCCTGGTACCGTTCATGGCCTTGTTCTACGTGATCGGGGGGCTTGTCATCCTGGGCCGGCACATCGAGGCGGTGCCGGGCGCCATCGCCCTTATCCTGAACCACGCCCTGACCGGCGAAGCCCTGGGCGGTGGGGTCGCCGGCGCGGGCGTGCGGGAGGCCATTCGCTGGGGCGTGGCGCGGGGGGTCTTCTCCAACGAGGCCGGCCTGGGTAGCGCGCCCATTGCCGCCGCGGCAGCCCGGACGGACCTCCCAGCGCGGCAGGCCCTGGTCTCCATGACCGGTACCTTCATCGACACCATCGTGGTGTGCTCCATCACGGGGCTGGTGATCGTGGCCACAGGGATGTGGCAGCAGGCGGATCCCGAGACCCTGACAGGGGCGCAGCTGACGACCCGGGCCTTCGAAGCGGGGCTCCCCGGGCCGGGCGGCATGATCGTGGTGATCGGCCTGATTCTCTTCGCCTACTCGACCATCCTGGGCTGGGCGTATTACGGCGAGAAGTGTTTCGAGTACCTCTTCGGTACCCGGGCCGTCACACTGTACCGGGCTTTGTGGACCGTGGCCGTCTTTGCCGGGTCGGTGGCCACCTTCGGAATCGTCTGGGACTTTGCCGACGTGATGAACGGTCTGATGGCGGTACCCAACCTCATCAGCCTGCTGGCCCTCAGTGGCGTGGTGGTGCGGGAGACCCGGCGCTTCTTCGCCGTGGGGCGCCAGCTCCAGCCGCCCGCGGCGCGGCGGGCTGCGGCCGGCAGCGCCCCGGCCGGCTGA
- a CDS encoding acyclic terpene utilization AtuA family protein, with protein sequence MTTGTGVRRREGRLREEVRLLAPTGHLGFTPLEKESFLAGLERDPDFVVADSGSCDIGPYPLGADESASPPAWQYHDLEILLVETRRRGIPLIIGSASDTGTRRGVDQFAGMMEDIAARHGLPPFRLARIYSDVPLERLRRLLEQGVAIRGLDGRPDLTLADLDRTSRAVAVMGAEPIVAALDAGADVVICGRSSDAAIFAAAALWCGMPPATAYYAGKVLECASFCAEPFMAKESVLGTLRPGEVVVEPMHPDQRCTPASLAGHALYERATPFFEHVPAGVLDMRGCVYQALDDRRTRVTGFQFRAAGTYAVKIEGAGPAGARFLALAGLRDPELVARVDEAIAWARRKVAERYGTTGYELFYHVYGRNGVMGELEPHSRPGHELGLVVEVVCPDRHRGREICTMAARQLFYARIGGRTGTAGRAALMTDEVLEARPAYRWTLNHVVPVDDPLSWFPTVLEQVGFSSPDPHPAPDPLAAPAGGREPVGAGAASRPAAAGRPGARPGHRPAGRGEGSRHAPA encoded by the coding sequence ATGACGACCGGCACCGGTGTGCGCCGGAGAGAGGGGCGGCTGCGGGAAGAGGTGCGGCTGCTGGCGCCCACCGGGCACCTGGGGTTTACGCCCCTGGAGAAGGAGAGCTTCCTGGCGGGGCTCGAGCGGGACCCGGACTTCGTGGTGGCCGATTCCGGGAGCTGCGACATCGGCCCTTACCCGCTGGGCGCCGACGAGTCGGCCAGCCCGCCGGCCTGGCAGTACCACGACCTGGAGATCCTGCTGGTGGAAACCCGCCGGCGAGGGATCCCGCTGATTATCGGCTCGGCGTCGGATACGGGCACCCGGCGCGGGGTCGACCAGTTCGCCGGGATGATGGAAGACATCGCAGCCCGGCATGGCCTGCCGCCCTTCCGGCTGGCGCGGATCTATTCGGACGTTCCCCTGGAACGGTTGCGCCGTCTCCTGGAACAGGGCGTTGCCATCCGCGGGCTGGACGGCCGGCCCGATCTGACCCTGGCCGATCTGGACCGGACCTCCCGGGCGGTCGCGGTCATGGGGGCGGAGCCCATCGTCGCGGCCTTGGACGCGGGGGCCGACGTGGTGATCTGCGGCCGGTCCAGCGATGCGGCCATCTTCGCGGCGGCCGCCCTCTGGTGCGGCATGCCCCCGGCCACCGCCTACTACGCCGGCAAGGTGCTGGAATGCGCCTCCTTCTGTGCCGAGCCCTTCATGGCCAAGGAGTCGGTGCTGGGCACCCTGCGCCCCGGCGAGGTGGTGGTGGAGCCCATGCACCCGGACCAGCGGTGCACGCCGGCCTCGCTGGCCGGGCATGCCCTGTACGAGCGGGCTACGCCCTTCTTCGAGCACGTGCCCGCAGGCGTCCTGGACATGCGCGGGTGCGTCTACCAGGCGCTGGACGACCGCCGCACCCGGGTCACCGGCTTCCAGTTCCGGGCCGCCGGCACCTACGCCGTGAAGATCGAGGGGGCGGGCCCGGCCGGCGCCCGCTTCCTCGCCCTGGCCGGCTTGCGCGATCCCGAGCTGGTGGCCCGGGTGGACGAGGCCATCGCCTGGGCGCGGCGGAAGGTGGCGGAGCGTTACGGGACCACCGGTTACGAACTGTTCTACCACGTGTACGGCCGCAACGGCGTCATGGGGGAGCTGGAGCCCCATTCCCGCCCCGGGCACGAGCTGGGGCTGGTGGTCGAGGTGGTCTGTCCCGACCGGCACCGGGGCCGCGAGATCTGCACCATGGCGGCCCGCCAGCTCTTCTACGCCCGCATCGGGGGCCGGACCGGGACCGCCGGCCGGGCCGCCCTGATGACCGACGAGGTCCTGGAGGCCCGGCCCGCCTACCGCTGGACGCTGAACCACGTGGTGCCCGTGGACGATCCCCTGAGCTGGTTCCCCACGGTGCTGGAGCAGGTGGGGTTCAGCAGCCCTGACCCCCACCCTGCCCCTGATCCGCTGGCGGCTCCCGCCGGTGGGCGGGAACCCGTGGGGGCGGGAGCGGCAAGCCGCCCGGCCGCGGCCGGGCGCCCGGGAGCCCGCCCGGGGCACCGGCCGGCGGGCCGGGGGGAGGGATCCCGTCATGCGCCTGCGTGA
- a CDS encoding DUF4387 domain-containing protein, which produces MRLRELASTIRSKNAGVDLITFDILFPSEEAYRRACRSPVLTPEALCRLLGIGPDSLYCFVHFDPARAIKFTVRRRRPAGSPGETDVFGTQQYGPLLDLEVEPAGAPPAAMSEVAPPAPAAAAPAAVRPLGCGARAGRGGSSHGDGHSGLE; this is translated from the coding sequence ATGCGCCTGCGTGAGCTGGCCAGCACCATCCGGAGCAAGAATGCCGGCGTCGACCTGATCACCTTCGACATCCTCTTCCCGTCGGAGGAGGCGTACCGGCGGGCCTGCCGGAGCCCCGTGCTGACCCCGGAGGCCCTCTGCCGGTTGCTGGGCATCGGCCCCGACAGCCTGTACTGTTTCGTCCATTTTGACCCCGCCCGGGCCATCAAGTTCACGGTCCGGCGGCGCCGCCCGGCGGGAAGCCCGGGAGAGACCGATGTCTTCGGCACCCAGCAGTACGGGCCTCTGCTGGATCTGGAGGTCGAACCGGCCGGGGCACCGCCCGCGGCAATGTCGGAGGTAGCGCCCCCGGCTCCGGCGGCGGCAGCTCCGGCTGCGGTGCGGCCGCTGGGCTGCGGGGCCCGGGCCGGCCGCGGCGGGAGTTCACATGGTGACGGCCACTCCGGTTTGGAGTGA
- a CDS encoding ABC transporter substrate-binding protein: protein MRGVHRQGRRLRAAPNRLGRLVPLAVALVLALAAAGCTGGGREQAGGEAGSSQGQVLSITLDGAKNREAELQVIAQYLKQVGIDAQVRVWEYQTLVAEAQKGTRQAYATDWGSATFTPVDLAVPKLETGGRGNYSFYSNPDLDALFKEAAAATDEAKALEAYKKAQAILFEDAPWIFGYYLDAIEAASTRVKNWQPSMDSRINLHDVELEGGDTLVVGLRADRILSLDPAAYRDRDTETVIRNIYDGLVTRTPDGKVVPEIAESWEQPDPTTYVFKLRRGIKFHNGEDLTADDVVFTFERILAEDGLDGQPSPRKGLLEPLESIEKVDDYTVRMKLANPSAAFLQLLVHTQIVPKDYVEEVGSAGLSAKPVGAGPFRFVEGSLDGQVVLERFDDYYGGSPDLPPVGPAKLQRVVFRMMPEPATRIAALQNGEVHIIQEVPPDLVAQLEKDPNVQVKVTQGTRLYMIELNNKLFTDPRVRQALNYAIDWDAILKELYKDHAHRVATAMLPSGFGYDETLKPYPYDPEKAKQLLREAGYRVD, encoded by the coding sequence ATGCGGGGGGTGCACCGCCAAGGGCGAAGGTTGCGGGCGGCTCCCAACCGCCTGGGCCGGCTCGTCCCGCTGGCGGTGGCCCTGGTCCTGGCCCTGGCCGCCGCCGGTTGCACCGGCGGCGGCCGGGAGCAGGCGGGCGGCGAGGCCGGTTCGTCCCAGGGGCAGGTGCTGAGCATCACCCTGGACGGGGCGAAGAACCGGGAGGCGGAGCTGCAGGTCATCGCCCAGTACCTCAAGCAGGTGGGCATCGACGCCCAGGTGCGGGTGTGGGAGTACCAGACCCTGGTGGCGGAGGCCCAGAAGGGCACCCGCCAGGCCTACGCCACCGACTGGGGGAGCGCCACCTTCACCCCGGTGGACCTGGCGGTGCCCAAGCTGGAGACGGGCGGGCGCGGCAACTACTCCTTCTATTCCAACCCGGACCTGGACGCCCTCTTCAAGGAGGCGGCGGCCGCTACCGACGAGGCGAAGGCGCTGGAGGCCTACAAGAAGGCGCAGGCCATCCTTTTCGAAGACGCCCCCTGGATCTTCGGTTACTACCTGGATGCCATCGAGGCGGCCTCGACCCGGGTGAAGAACTGGCAGCCCTCCATGGACAGCCGGATCAACCTGCACGACGTGGAGCTGGAGGGCGGCGACACCCTGGTGGTGGGGTTGCGGGCCGACCGGATCCTGTCCCTGGACCCGGCCGCCTACCGCGACCGCGACACCGAGACGGTGATCCGCAACATCTATGACGGCCTGGTCACCCGGACGCCCGACGGCAAGGTGGTGCCCGAGATCGCCGAGTCGTGGGAGCAGCCCGACCCGACCACCTACGTCTTCAAGCTGCGCCGCGGCATCAAGTTCCACAACGGCGAGGACCTGACGGCCGACGACGTGGTCTTCACCTTCGAGCGGATCCTGGCCGAAGACGGCCTGGACGGCCAGCCGTCGCCGCGCAAGGGGCTGTTGGAGCCGCTCGAGTCCATCGAGAAGGTCGACGATTACACGGTGCGGATGAAGCTGGCCAACCCGTCGGCGGCGTTCCTCCAGCTGCTGGTGCACACGCAGATCGTGCCCAAGGACTATGTTGAGGAAGTGGGCAGTGCCGGCCTGTCGGCCAAGCCCGTCGGGGCGGGGCCCTTCCGCTTCGTCGAGGGCAGCCTGGACGGGCAGGTCGTCCTGGAGCGGTTCGACGACTACTACGGCGGTTCGCCGGACCTGCCGCCCGTGGGGCCGGCCAAGCTCCAGCGGGTGGTCTTCCGCATGATGCCCGAGCCGGCCACCCGCATCGCCGCCCTGCAGAACGGCGAGGTCCACATCATCCAGGAGGTGCCGCCGGACCTGGTGGCCCAGCTGGAGAAGGACCCCAACGTGCAGGTCAAGGTGACCCAGGGCACGCGGCTTTACATGATCGAGCTGAACAACAAGCTGTTCACCGATCCCCGGGTGCGGCAGGCGCTGAACTACGCCATCGACTGGGATGCGATCCTCAAGGAGCTCTACAAGGACCACGCCCACCGGGTGGCCACGGCCATGCTGCCCAGCGGCTTCGGCTACGACGAGACCCTCAAGCCCTACCCCTACGATCCCGAGAAGGCGAAGCAGCTGCTGCGGGAGGCGGGGTACAGGGTCGACTGA
- a CDS encoding ABC transporter permease yields the protein MRGGWVLRRVLMALPLAVGIVLVSFILLRVMPGDPVDIMLRGGGTSSEAEARALARQLGLDQPLPVQLARFVGDLARGDLGESIRSRQPVGQVLLATLPATVELALAALGFAVATGVALGVLAATRRGSWLDRAVMVSASLGISMPAFWLGIVLILLLAVGTGWLPTSGRIASQYAGTVPWHTGFLLVDTLLAGNLAAFRSALAHLVLPAVTLGAELAAVVARVTRSSMLEVMGAEFVRTARAKGLPEGRVVLRHALRNALIPTASVVGLQAGVLLGGNMIVETVFSWPGLGRLVVEAIFARDYPVVQGAVMVYALTFLVMNLLVDLAYTWLDPRIREA from the coding sequence ATGCGCGGCGGGTGGGTGTTGCGCAGGGTGCTGATGGCCCTGCCCCTGGCGGTGGGGATCGTGCTGGTGAGCTTCATCCTCCTGCGGGTGATGCCGGGCGATCCCGTGGACATCATGCTGCGGGGCGGGGGCACCTCCAGCGAGGCGGAGGCCCGGGCCCTGGCCCGCCAGCTGGGCCTGGACCAGCCCCTGCCCGTCCAGCTGGCCCGGTTCGTAGGGGATCTGGCCCGGGGCGACCTGGGCGAGTCCATCCGCAGCCGGCAGCCCGTGGGCCAGGTGCTGCTGGCCACCCTGCCGGCCACGGTGGAGCTGGCCCTGGCTGCGCTGGGCTTCGCCGTGGCAACGGGGGTGGCGCTGGGGGTGCTGGCCGCCACCCGCCGCGGCTCCTGGCTCGACCGGGCGGTCATGGTCAGCGCCTCCCTGGGGATCTCCATGCCGGCCTTCTGGCTCGGCATCGTGCTGATCCTGCTGCTGGCGGTGGGGACGGGATGGCTGCCCACCTCGGGCCGCATCGCCTCCCAGTACGCCGGCACGGTCCCCTGGCACACCGGCTTCCTGCTCGTCGACACCCTGCTGGCCGGCAACCTGGCGGCCTTCCGCTCGGCGCTGGCCCACCTGGTGCTGCCGGCGGTCACCCTGGGGGCCGAGCTGGCGGCGGTGGTGGCGCGGGTCACCCGCTCCAGCATGCTGGAGGTGATGGGGGCCGAGTTCGTCCGCACGGCGCGGGCCAAGGGCCTCCCCGAAGGGCGGGTGGTCCTGCGCCATGCCCTGCGCAACGCCCTGATTCCCACCGCCAGCGTGGTCGGCCTGCAGGCCGGCGTGCTGCTGGGCGGCAACATGATCGTGGAGACGGTGTTCAGCTGGCCGGGTTTGGGCCGGCTGGTGGTCGAGGCGATCTTCGCCCGGGACTACCCGGTGGTCCAGGGGGCGGTGATGGTCTACGCCCTGACCTTCCTGGTGATGAACCTCCTGGTCGACCTGGCCTACACCTGGCTGGATCCGCGGATCCGGGAGGCCTAG
- a CDS encoding ABC transporter permease, with protein MHGPWERRPALQWDEPAAAREPEGVPGRAAPGSPARPGPGPGLDPGAGLGRGRGAGDGAPGTEPAAVAAPLPGTRDTWRRALRHPQVAVGLAVVALFVLVAVAAPWLAPYDPEDFTLSARLAPPAFLPGGHPEHLLGTDRVGRDLLTRLLYGARVSLLVGATAVTVAGVVGSVLGAVAGYAGGLVDQVLSRAADLLMAFPYLLFTILMMGILGPGIGNLILALTFKAWVEFYRVARGQVLAEKAKPYVEAARAIGRSHAGILAREILPNILHALLVVATLRAGHMILMEASLSFLGIGVPPDVPAWGSMVAEGRDYLSTAWWVSTLPGLAVLVLVLAINTLGDGLRELLDPRLRV; from the coding sequence ATGCACGGTCCGTGGGAAAGGCGGCCCGCGCTACAGTGGGACGAACCGGCGGCGGCCCGGGAGCCGGAGGGCGTTCCCGGCCGCGCTGCGCCCGGGTCGCCCGCCCGGCCGGGCCCCGGGCCCGGGCTCGATCCCGGGGCCGGCCTGGGGAGGGGGCGAGGGGCGGGGGATGGAGCGCCGGGCACCGAGCCTGCTGCCGTGGCCGCTCCCCTGCCTGGCACCCGGGACACCTGGCGGCGGGCATTGCGCCACCCGCAGGTGGCCGTGGGCCTAGCGGTGGTGGCCCTGTTCGTCCTCGTAGCGGTGGCCGCCCCGTGGCTGGCGCCCTACGACCCCGAGGACTTCACCTTGAGCGCCCGCCTGGCCCCGCCGGCCTTCCTGCCGGGAGGCCACCCCGAGCACCTCCTGGGCACCGACCGGGTGGGGCGCGACCTTCTGACCCGGCTGCTCTACGGTGCCCGGGTGTCGTTGCTGGTCGGTGCCACGGCGGTCACCGTGGCGGGGGTGGTGGGGTCGGTACTGGGGGCCGTGGCGGGCTACGCGGGAGGCCTGGTGGACCAGGTGCTCTCCCGGGCGGCCGACCTCTTGATGGCCTTCCCGTACCTGCTCTTCACCATCCTGATGATGGGCATCCTGGGACCGGGCATCGGCAACCTGATCCTGGCCCTGACCTTCAAAGCCTGGGTGGAGTTCTACCGGGTGGCCCGGGGCCAGGTCCTGGCGGAAAAGGCGAAACCCTACGTGGAAGCGGCCCGGGCCATCGGCCGCAGCCACGCCGGCATCCTGGCGCGGGAGATCCTGCCCAACATCCTGCACGCCCTGCTGGTGGTGGCGACCCTGCGGGCCGGTCACATGATCCTGATGGAGGCGTCCCTGAGCTTTCTGGGCATCGGGGTGCCGCCCGACGTGCCGGCCTGGGGGTCCATGGTGGCCGAGGGCCGGGACTACCTGAGCACCGCCTGGTGGGTGTCGACCCTGCCGGGGCTGGCGGTGCTGGTGCTGGTGCTGGCGATCAACACCCTGGGCGACGGGCTCAGGGAACTCTTGGACCCGCGGCTGCGGGTGTGA
- a CDS encoding gamma-glutamyl-gamma-aminobutyrate hydrolase family protein — MTRPVIGIAASVDFMAPARSGGGILPSGPGAGGHGPCGTGDQPPRLVAVLPMTYVEAVAAAGGLPVILPVARPGEAVDPWLEHIDALVVPGNYPYLPAGLRALPGLREQAPYRYDSDVVWLRGALGRGMPVLAICRGMQTLNELLGGTLTRRVHPPGSHLQVEPGAGRGHGLWVEPGSRLAACLGGRTRVHVNSFHVAAVRQPGRGLRVSGRAQDGVVEAVEGEGEAFILGVQFHPELLWRDEPALAGIFTGLVEAAWVYRQGRAGRTVTPAAVTAAAAGEGAGAGADAGAGGSAPPRAAPAGAAVKVEPGPAAVHCCDPLML, encoded by the coding sequence ATGACGAGGCCCGTCATCGGCATCGCGGCCTCGGTGGACTTCATGGCCCCCGCCCGTTCCGGCGGGGGCATCCTGCCTTCGGGACCTGGCGCAGGGGGGCACGGGCCCTGCGGGACCGGGGACCAGCCCCCGCGGCTGGTGGCCGTTCTGCCCATGACGTACGTGGAGGCCGTGGCCGCCGCGGGCGGCCTCCCGGTGATCCTGCCGGTGGCGCGGCCGGGCGAGGCCGTGGACCCCTGGCTGGAGCACATCGACGCCCTGGTGGTACCCGGGAATTATCCGTACCTTCCTGCCGGACTGCGGGCGCTGCCGGGGCTGCGCGAGCAGGCCCCCTACCGCTATGATTCCGATGTGGTCTGGCTCCGGGGCGCCCTGGGGCGGGGCATGCCCGTGCTGGCCATCTGCCGCGGCATGCAGACGCTGAACGAGCTCCTGGGCGGGACCCTGACGCGCCGGGTCCACCCGCCGGGGTCCCACCTGCAGGTGGAACCGGGCGCCGGGCGGGGCCACGGCCTTTGGGTCGAACCCGGCTCCCGGCTGGCCGCCTGCCTGGGGGGCCGCACCCGGGTGCACGTCAACAGCTTCCACGTGGCGGCGGTGCGCCAGCCCGGCCGGGGGCTGCGGGTCAGCGGCCGGGCCCAGGACGGGGTGGTGGAGGCCGTGGAGGGCGAAGGGGAGGCCTTCATCCTGGGTGTCCAGTTCCACCCCGAGCTGCTGTGGCGGGACGAACCGGCCCTGGCGGGGATCTTCACCGGGCTCGTCGAGGCGGCCTGGGTCTACCGGCAAGGCCGCGCCGGCCGGACGGTCACCCCGGCGGCCGTCACCGCAGCAGCGGCGGGCGAGGGGGCCGGTGCGGGCGCGGATGCGGGCGCGGGCGGTTCCGCGCCGCCCAGGGCGGCCCCGGCTGGGGCCGCGGTGAAGGTCGAGCCGGGGCCTGCGGCCGTCCATTGCTGTGATCCTTTGATGTTGTGA
- a CDS encoding aldo/keto reductase — protein sequence MTTATPVITLNNGVTMPLLGLGVYLAPPDQAAAAVAAAVACGYRLIDTAAAYNNERQVGEGIRRSGIDRSAIFLTTKLWIADYGYDSALRAFEASLRRLGVDYVDLYLLHWPVPMRFDDTVAAYRAAIRLLEEGRVRAIGVSNFGPRHLEELIARTGVVPAVNQVELHPFFTQVELRRFHDRLGIVTQAWSPIGGVLRRRGEGSGGDVLDHPVVAGLARKYGKTPAQVVLRWHLEHGIAAIPKSVRPERIRENIDIFDFRLAPEEVAAIDALDRGVRAGRDPETADAADFSIRVEGD from the coding sequence GTGACCACTGCAACGCCCGTCATCACGCTGAACAACGGCGTCACCATGCCGCTGCTGGGGCTCGGCGTCTACCTCGCGCCACCTGACCAGGCGGCTGCCGCGGTCGCAGCGGCCGTCGCCTGCGGCTACCGGCTGATCGACACCGCGGCCGCGTACAACAACGAGCGGCAGGTCGGCGAGGGGATCCGTCGCAGCGGAATCGACCGGTCCGCCATCTTCCTCACCACGAAGCTGTGGATCGCCGACTACGGCTACGACTCGGCCCTGCGGGCCTTTGAAGCCAGCCTGCGCAGGCTGGGAGTGGACTACGTCGACCTGTACCTCTTGCACTGGCCGGTGCCCATGCGGTTCGATGACACGGTCGCCGCTTACCGCGCGGCCATCCGCCTGCTGGAGGAGGGGCGGGTGCGGGCCATCGGGGTGAGCAACTTCGGCCCCCGGCACCTGGAGGAGCTGATCGCCCGCACCGGCGTGGTCCCGGCGGTGAACCAGGTGGAGCTGCATCCCTTCTTCACCCAGGTGGAACTGCGCCGGTTTCACGACCGGCTGGGCATCGTCACCCAGGCGTGGTCGCCCATCGGCGGCGTCCTGCGGCGAAGGGGTGAGGGCAGCGGGGGCGACGTGCTGGATCATCCCGTGGTCGCCGGCCTGGCCCGCAAGTACGGCAAGACGCCGGCCCAGGTGGTGCTGCGCTGGCACCTGGAACACGGCATTGCGGCGATCCCGAAGTCGGTGCGGCCGGAGCGCATCCGGGAGAACATCGACATCTTCGACTTCCGGCTGGCGCCGGAAGAGGTGGCGGCCATCGACGCCCTGGACCGGGGCGTCCGGGCGGGGCGCGACCCGGAGACGGCGGACGCGGCCGACTTCAGCATCCGGGTCGAGGGCGACTGA
- a CDS encoding amidohydrolase, translated as MVAWRRHLHQHPELSFQEVETPRFIAERLREAGIPARTGVGGRGVVGVIEGARPGPTVALRADFDALPIQDEKDVPYRSQVPGVMHACGHDAHTATLLAVARVLADERHRLRGRVVLIHQFAEEVAPGGAKPMIEDGCLDGVDVIFGTHLWTPLPVGRVGYCPGYAMAAADRFEIEIVGQGCHAAAPHQGVDPILVAAQVVTQLQHVVGRMVDPLEPAVVSVGTLHAGTAFNVIPETATLTGTVRTLSPVVRDRMEVLLERLVRGTCEAHGAGYRFRYERGYPALFNHEDMTAFAAEAIARYAGAEAVERVAPVMGGEDFAYYLQKVPGCFFFTGAGNPEVGASYPHHHPRFDIDERAMLVAGRALLAVTLRYLLGDEELEREMATA; from the coding sequence ATGGTGGCCTGGCGGCGCCATCTCCATCAGCATCCCGAACTGTCCTTCCAGGAGGTGGAGACGCCGCGCTTTATCGCCGAGCGGCTGCGGGAGGCGGGCATCCCCGCCCGCACCGGCGTCGGCGGGCGGGGGGTGGTGGGGGTGATTGAGGGCGCCCGGCCGGGCCCGACGGTGGCCCTGCGGGCCGACTTCGACGCCCTGCCCATCCAGGACGAGAAGGACGTGCCCTATCGCTCCCAGGTGCCTGGGGTCATGCATGCCTGCGGCCACGACGCCCATACGGCGACCCTGCTGGCGGTGGCGCGGGTCCTGGCGGATGAACGCCACCGCCTCCGGGGCCGCGTCGTGCTGATCCACCAGTTCGCCGAGGAGGTGGCGCCGGGCGGCGCCAAGCCCATGATCGAGGACGGGTGCCTGGACGGGGTCGACGTGATCTTCGGCACCCACCTCTGGACCCCGCTGCCCGTGGGGCGGGTCGGCTACTGCCCGGGTTACGCCATGGCCGCCGCCGACCGGTTCGAGATCGAGATCGTGGGCCAGGGCTGCCACGCGGCCGCCCCCCACCAGGGGGTCGACCCCATCCTGGTGGCGGCCCAGGTGGTCACCCAGCTGCAGCACGTGGTGGGGCGGATGGTCGACCCGCTGGAGCCGGCGGTGGTGTCGGTGGGGACCCTGCACGCCGGTACGGCCTTCAACGTGATCCCCGAGACGGCCACCCTGACCGGCACCGTTCGGACCCTGAGCCCGGTGGTGCGGGACCGGATGGAGGTCCTCCTGGAGCGTCTGGTGCGGGGGACCTGCGAGGCCCACGGGGCCGGTTACCGGTTCCGCTACGAGCGGGGCTACCCGGCCCTGTTCAACCACGAGGACATGACGGCCTTCGCCGCCGAGGCCATCGCGCGCTACGCCGGCGCGGAGGCGGTCGAGCGGGTGGCGCCGGTGATGGGCGGCGAGGACTTCGCCTACTACCTGCAGAAGGTGCCGGGCTGTTTCTTCTTCACCGGGGCGGGCAACCCGGAAGTGGGCGCGTCGTATCCCCACCATCACCCGCGCTTCGACATCGACGAGCGGGCCATGCTGGTGGCCGGCCGGGCGCTCTTGGCGGTGACGCTGCGGTATCTGCTGGGCGATGAGGAGCTGGAGCGGGAGATGGCCACCGCCTAG
- a CDS encoding NADH-quinone oxidoreductase subunit B, with translation MRIPGVWQWLPGILTTRLQELVNWGRANSMWYLLFGLACCAIEMMAAGGTRTDLDRIGSVFRASPRQADLMIVSGTVTEKMAPVVKTLYDQMAEPKFVISMGACATNGGPYYQGYNVVDGVDKIIPVDVYVAGCPPRPEALVHAILKLQDKVRRIGVAHEA, from the coding sequence ATGCGCATCCCCGGCGTGTGGCAGTGGCTGCCGGGCATCCTGACCACCCGCCTGCAGGAGCTGGTCAACTGGGGCCGGGCCAACTCCATGTGGTACCTGCTCTTCGGCCTGGCCTGCTGCGCCATCGAGATGATGGCCGCCGGCGGCACCCGCACCGACCTGGACCGGATCGGGTCGGTCTTCCGTGCCTCGCCCCGCCAGGCGGACCTGATGATCGTCTCCGGCACCGTGACGGAGAAGATGGCGCCGGTGGTCAAGACCCTCTACGACCAGATGGCCGAGCCGAAGTTCGTCATCTCCATGGGCGCCTGCGCCACTAACGGGGGGCCGTACTACCAGGGTTACAACGTGGTGGACGGCGTGGACAAGATCATTCCGGTGGACGTCTACGTGGCCGGCTGCCCGCCGCGGCCGGAGGCACTGGTCCACGCCATCTTGAAACTTCAGGACAAGGTCCGCCGCATCGGGGTGGCCCATGAGGCCTGA